Proteins encoded together in one Candidatus Magasanikbacteria bacterium RIFOXYB2_FULL_38_10 window:
- a CDS encoding ATP-dependent DNA helicase RecG, with translation MVSLDTPLAQFPTVKKTILKKLHSLDLFKARDLLYYFPFRYDDFSKIVEIKNLEPDISLTVHGRLQLLSNRRSFVQRKMMTEGIVADNTGQIKVVWFNQPYLIKNLKVGDKIFLAGKVELSKYGWQLVNPTYEKERKDGSTLNTGRLVPVYPTTSGLSQKQIRFLIKTALGVANFLPDWLPEKLSTQFNFLSLALSLSEVHFPTTNTKFVQAKNRFQFEELFLIQLSNEIWRRDLFKTNASKIKFQEETTRAFVDHLPFKLTTDQRAAAWEILLDLEKKRPMNRLLDGDVGSGKTVVAAMAVLNCVINGTQAALMAPTEILAAQHYETLSFLFKDFSIKIALLTSHQSKSIETENKKEILEKIGSGQVELVIGTHALVEKKIKFKKLGLAIVDEQHRFGVEQRHKLQQKGKGSKMPHFLSMTATPIPRSYALSLYGDLDLSLIKHKPLGRKIIITKLVEELNRSKAYDFIRNQIKAGRQAFVICPLIEEKEKSDKKSVLAEYKKLSEEIFPDLRIIFLHGRMPAADKEEVMKKFLARDFDILVSTSVVEVGVDVPNASVMMIEGADKFGLAQLHQFRGRVGRSGYQSYCLLFSNANGPKTKQRLQYFVENSDGFVLAEKDLEMRGPGEVFGTSQHGFPELKIADLSNLEMVKKSREVAREFLTEAGDLAKYPLLKEKMKNWEKTVHLE, from the coding sequence ATGGTTAGTTTGGATACTCCTTTAGCTCAATTTCCCACAGTTAAAAAAACAATTTTAAAAAAATTGCATTCTTTGGATTTATTTAAAGCGCGTGATTTGTTGTATTATTTTCCCTTTCGCTATGATGATTTTAGCAAGATTGTGGAGATAAAAAATTTGGAGCCCGATATATCTTTAACTGTTCACGGCCGTTTACAGCTTCTTTCTAATCGGCGCAGTTTTGTTCAGCGTAAAATGATGACCGAAGGCATTGTGGCAGATAATACCGGCCAGATAAAAGTGGTGTGGTTTAACCAACCATATTTGATAAAAAATTTAAAAGTAGGGGACAAGATTTTTTTAGCCGGCAAGGTGGAATTAAGTAAATATGGTTGGCAATTGGTTAATCCAACTTATGAAAAAGAAAGAAAAGACGGAAGTACTTTAAATACAGGCCGTTTGGTGCCGGTTTATCCCACTACCAGCGGTTTATCCCAAAAACAAATTAGGTTTTTAATTAAAACGGCTTTGGGGGTGGCCAATTTTTTGCCGGATTGGCTACCGGAAAAATTATCAACGCAGTTTAATTTTTTGTCCCTGGCCTTATCCTTGAGTGAGGTACATTTTCCAACCACGAACACAAAATTTGTTCAGGCTAAAAATAGATTTCAATTTGAAGAATTATTTTTAATTCAACTTTCTAATGAAATATGGCGCAGGGATTTATTTAAAACCAATGCATCTAAAATTAAATTTCAAGAAGAAACCACACGCGCCTTTGTGGATCATTTACCTTTTAAATTAACAACCGATCAGCGTGCCGCCGCTTGGGAAATTTTGCTGGACTTAGAAAAAAAACGTCCAATGAATAGATTACTTGACGGTGATGTGGGGTCAGGGAAAACCGTGGTGGCCGCTATGGCCGTTTTAAACTGTGTTATTAACGGCACTCAAGCGGCCTTGATGGCGCCAACAGAAATTTTGGCCGCCCAGCACTATGAAACCTTAAGTTTTTTATTTAAAGATTTTTCCATCAAGATTGCCCTGTTAACTTCTCATCAATCTAAATCTATTGAAACAGAAAATAAAAAAGAAATTTTAGAAAAAATTGGGTCTGGCCAAGTAGAATTGGTTATTGGCACTCATGCCCTAGTTGAAAAGAAAATAAAATTTAAAAAATTGGGTCTGGCAATTGTTGATGAACAACATCGTTTTGGCGTGGAACAAAGACATAAATTACAGCAAAAAGGCAAGGGTAGTAAAATGCCGCATTTTTTATCTATGACCGCTACGCCTATTCCGCGCTCCTATGCTTTATCTTTGTATGGTGATTTGGATTTATCGTTAATTAAGCATAAACCTTTAGGCAGAAAAATAATAATTACTAAACTAGTGGAAGAACTCAATCGTTCCAAAGCTTATGATTTTATAAGAAATCAAATTAAAGCGGGCCGACAAGCTTTTGTGATTTGTCCTTTGATAGAAGAAAAAGAAAAAAGCGATAAAAAAAGCGTTTTAGCCGAATATAAAAAATTAAGCGAGGAAATTTTTCCGGACTTGCGGATTATTTTTTTGCACGGCAGGATGCCGGCGGCGGACAAGGAAGAAGTGATGAAAAAATTTTTGGCTCGGGATTTTGATATTTTAGTTTCTACTTCTGTAGTGGAGGTGGGCGTGGATGTGCCCAACGCCAGTGTCATGATGATTGAGGGGGCGGACAAATTTGGCTTGGCCCAGTTGCATCAATTTAGAGGCCGTGTAGGTAGAAGCGGGTATCAATCATATTGTTTGTTGTTTTCTAATGCTAATGGACCAAAAACCAAACAACGTCTGCAGTATTTTGTGGAAAACAGCGATGGATTTGTCTTGGCGGAAAAAGATTTGGAAATGCGCGGCCCTGGTGAGGTTTTTGGCACCAGCCAGCATGGTTTTCCGGAATTAAAAATCGCGGATTTATCTAATTTGGAAATGGTTAAAAAAAGCCGCGAGGTGGCGCGAGAATTTTTAACAGAGGCGGGGGATTTGGCAAAGTATCCTTTATTAAAAGAAAAAATGAAGAATTGGGAAAAAACAGTGCATTTGGAATAA
- a CDS encoding DNA repair protein RadA → MKPQTIYSCSKCDAQYTKWTGRCLECGGWGTIKENSEAAVKISRVKNKKPPVPAGKTLNLNTVIGKETTRLKTEVEEFDRVLGGGFAPGSLTLLGGEPGIGKSTLVLQIASQIKNKSLYVSGEESAEQIKLRFDRLELKPKNLEFLEETNVETICATIEQVRPSLAIIDSIQTISSIEVDGPAGNPTQIKAVCAKLMASAKATHTPIIIIGHVTKEGNLSGPKTLEHLVDTVLYLEGERHHQFRILRAVKNRFGSTNEIGVFEMKQTGLIEVKNPSVAFLSGRNSSIAGSAVTCLVEGSRPLLIEIQALVTRTQFGYPQRRASGFDLNRLQVLIAVLAKRTGLPLETHDIFINVVGGLKADEPAADLAVVLAIASALKNKTLPQDLAAFGEIGLGGELRMVGQVEKRLMEIKKMGFKFVVMPPTKDLPTMSGLKIAPLQNVKEIIEKIIK, encoded by the coding sequence ATGAAACCCCAAACTATTTATTCTTGTTCCAAATGCGATGCTCAGTACACTAAATGGACTGGACGATGTTTGGAGTGTGGTGGTTGGGGTACAATTAAAGAAAACTCCGAAGCGGCAGTAAAAATTTCCCGAGTAAAAAATAAAAAACCACCCGTGCCAGCCGGCAAAACTTTAAATTTAAATACTGTTATTGGTAAAGAAACTACACGTCTTAAAACGGAAGTAGAAGAATTTGATAGGGTTTTAGGAGGCGGCTTTGCTCCCGGTTCACTCACCCTTTTGGGCGGCGAACCGGGTATTGGTAAATCAACCTTAGTTTTACAAATTGCTTCACAAATAAAAAATAAATCTCTTTACGTTTCCGGTGAGGAATCGGCTGAACAAATAAAACTGCGGTTTGACAGATTAGAACTAAAACCCAAAAATTTGGAATTTTTGGAAGAAACAAATGTGGAAACCATTTGCGCTACCATTGAACAAGTCAGACCATCTCTGGCAATTATAGATTCCATTCAAACAATTTCCTCCATAGAAGTTGACGGTCCAGCCGGCAATCCTACTCAAATAAAAGCGGTTTGCGCCAAACTAATGGCCTCGGCCAAGGCTACACACACGCCAATAATCATTATTGGACATGTGACAAAAGAAGGCAATCTGTCCGGGCCCAAAACTTTGGAACATTTGGTGGATACGGTTTTGTATTTAGAAGGAGAGAGGCATCATCAATTTAGAATTTTACGCGCAGTTAAAAATCGTTTTGGCTCCACTAATGAAATTGGAGTATTTGAAATGAAACAAACCGGACTTATAGAAGTTAAAAATCCTTCCGTAGCCTTTTTATCCGGACGCAATTCTTCCATTGCCGGTTCTGCTGTCACCTGCCTGGTAGAAGGCAGCCGTCCACTTTTAATAGAAATTCAAGCACTAGTGACGCGCACACAATTTGGCTATCCGCAACGCCGCGCCTCGGGTTTTGATTTAAACCGTTTGCAAGTTTTAATTGCGGTTTTAGCCAAACGCACCGGCCTACCCTTAGAAACGCACGATATTTTCATTAATGTGGTTGGAGGATTAAAAGCCGATGAACCGGCGGCGGATTTAGCGGTAGTTTTGGCCATTGCTTCGGCTTTAAAAAATAAAACTTTGCCGCAAGATTTGGCGGCCTTTGGAGAAATTGGTTTGGGAGGAGAATTAAGAATGGTCGGACAAGTTGAAAAAAGATTGATGGAGATTAAAAAAATGGGTTTTAAATTTGTGGTAATGCCGCCAACCAAAGATTTACCAACCATGAGCGGACTAAAAATTGCACCCTTGCAAAACGTTAAGGAGATTATTGAGAAGATTATAAAATAA